A stretch of DNA from Deltaproteobacteria bacterium:
GGCACGTCCAGCGATCGCAGACGCCAAGACCCATTTGTCGTCGGGATCTTTAATGACCAGTGGATGAGGTTCCGAAGGGGTTGGAATAACTTCATGCTCTCTTAGGAGGTTTTCGATGATTTTTATATCAGTAGGAGAAACGCCAATACGATCTTTCAAGACGCGGCGGAGTTCATGAATGATCACTTCGCCCGTAAACAATTCGTGCTCATTC
This window harbors:
- a CDS encoding putative toxin-antitoxin system toxin component, PIN family is translated as MRVFLDTNVLVSAFSARGLCNELYEYILNEHELFTGEVIIHELRRVLKDRIGVSPTDIKIIENLLREHEVIPTPSEPHPLVIKDPDDKWVLASAIAGRADVLVTGDKDLLEVASQAPIPIMTPRNFWNMARGESGT